One genomic region from Carettochelys insculpta isolate YL-2023 chromosome 4, ASM3395843v1, whole genome shotgun sequence encodes:
- the TIGD4 gene encoding tigger transposable element-derived protein 4, translated as MAETPVASSSVIRKKKSLSIEEKIDIISAVESGKKKADIAAKYGIKKNSLSSIMKNKDKVLDAFESLRFDPKRKRLRTAFYTDLEDALMKWYRIAQCLNVPVNGPMLRFKANDFAQKLGHSDFKCSNGWLDRFKSRYGLVFRSQLVEASTVDTLTVWYQNVLPYYLNDYQPKNVFNLKETGLFYRMLPNNTFSFKGETCSVGKLSKERITVVVSTNMDGSEKLPLLIIGKNKNPHCFKDIRSLPVVYEANKMAWMSSQLFDQWMHKLDEKFQKQQRRVVIFVDSSPAHPEVKNLKSIELVFFPPSSSSTCIAMKQGVIRSLKVKYRHHLIKRFVDCVESSKEFTLTLLDAIEMLHLCWRNVTSETIVKSYKEAGFKSQTGDNGDIGIEIESGLDLIAYALAAGVEFPEGLSLEEYAAFDDDLVTCEITTNDTIWTKENLSVKTDLFVYDEEEEEGDGAPGVEQPLPSKNEALTALDTLRRFLRSQDMNDSLHDSLADLDNFIQHVATK; from the coding sequence ATGGCAGAGACTCCAGTGGCTTCCTCTTCTGTtataaggaaaaagaaaagtttaTCCATCGAGGAAAAAATTGACATAATAAGTGCTGTGGAAAGTGGCAAGAAAAAGGCCGACATTGCAGCGAAATATGGTATAAAGAAAAATTCATTATCTTCAATTATGAAGAATAAAGATAAGGTTCTGGATGCCTTTGAGTCCTTACGATTTGATCCAAAAAGAAAAAGACTAAGAACAGCTTTTTATACAGATTTGGAAGATGCATTAATGAAATGGTACAGAATTGCTCAGTGCTTGAATGTACCAGTAAATGGTCCAATGTTGCGTTTCAAAGCCAATGATTTTGCTCAGAAACTTGGACATAGTGATTTCAAGTGTAGTAATGGCTGGCTTGATCGTTTTAAATCAAGATATGGTTTAGTATTCAGATCTCAACTTGTAGAAGCTTCTACAGTAGATACTTTAACTGTTTGGTACCAAAATGTTCTTCCTTACTATTTAAATGATTATCAGCCAAAAAATGTGTTTAATCTAAAGGAGACTGGATTGTTTTATCGGATGTTACCTAATAATACTTTCTCATTTAAAGGGGAAACGTGCTCTGTTGGCAAACTAAGCAAAGAGAGAATAACTGTAGTGGTTAGTACAAATATGGATGGGTCTGAGAAACTTCCATTGCTaattattggaaaaaataaaaatccacatTGCTTTAAAGATATAAGGTCTCTGCCAGTGGTTTATGAGGCAAACAAAATGGCATGGATGTCCTCACAACTGTTTGATCAATGGATGCATAAACTTGATGAGAAGTTTCAGAAACAGCAGCGACGAGTTGTAATTtttgttgactcttccccagctCATCCAGAGGTAAAAAATCTTAAGTCTATTGAATTAGTATTCTTTCCTCCATCCTCCTCATCCACATGTATAGCTATGAAACAGGGAGTTATAAGAAGTCTGAAAGTCAAATACCGGCATCATCTTATCAAGAGATTTGTAGACTGTGTGGAAAGTAGTAAAGAGTTTACATTGACTCTGCTTGATGCAATTGAAATGTTGCATTTGTGCTGGAGGAATGTAACTTCAGAGACTATTGTTAAAAGTTACAAAGAAGCAGGATTCAAATCACAAACAGGGGACAATGGTGACATAGGCATAGAGATTGAAAGTGGTTTAGATTTAATTGCATATGCATTGGCAGCTGGGGTAGAGTTTCCAGAAGGTTTATCTTTGGAGGAATATGCAGCTTTTGATGATGACTTGGTAACATGTGAAATCACTACAAATGATACAATATGGACTAAAGAAAACCTTTCAGTCAAAACTGATTTGTTTGTTTAtgatgaagaggaagaggaaggtgaTGGAGCTCCAGGAGTTGAACAGCCTTTGCCATCCAAAAATGAGGCTCTGACTGCTTTAGATACTCTTCGAAGGTTTCTCAGAAGTCAGGACATGAATGATTCTCTTCATGATTCCCTAGCAGATCTAGATAATTTCATTCAGCATGTAGCAACTAAATGA